The Afifella aestuarii DNA segment GGGCAGGATGATCTCGCCCTCATCGGGCGCGATGTCGCCCGCGATGGCGCGAAACAGCGTGGTCTTGCCGGCGCCGTTCTTGCCGACGAAGCCCACCTTCGAGCCCGAGGGAAGGTTGAGGCTCGCCTTGTCGATGAGGGTGCGCCCGGCGATGCGGAGCGTGATGTTTGAAAGCTGCAGCATGGCGAGGGCATAGAGGCTCCGCCGGGCGAAAGGCAAGCGGTTCGCGTCACGCGCGCTCTTGGCGCTTGCAATGCGCATGAGGCGCGGCTACCGCCGTTGCATGTCACACGATCCTTTCCCTGCTTACCGTTTCTCTCGCGCGCTTCTGCGCGAGCCGGCGGCAAGCGTCGTTTGCGGTCTGCGTGCGGTCGACCGCGGCGATCCGAGCCTTGAACTTTTCCATCTCGAGCATGCCGCCTATCGGGCCATCCTCGAGAATGCGGGACTTGAGACGCATCTCCTGCCGGCGCTTTCCGACTGGCCGGATTCCGTCTTCGTCGAGGATCCCGCGATGGTGCTGCCGGAAGGCGCCATTCTCTTCCGGATGGCGGCGCCGAGCCGTGCCGGCGAGCCGGACACGGTGCGCGAGGCGCTTCAGAAGTTCGTGCCGGTGACGCTGCTTGAAAACGGGCATGTGGACGGCGGCGACATCCTCGTCACGGGCCCCAAGATTTTTGCGGGCCTGTCCAAGCGCACGGACAAGGACGGGCTCGATGCGATGGGGGCGATTGTGGCCGGCTGGGGCTATGAGCTCGTCGGCGTCGACATGCCGGAGGGGCTCTTGCACCTGAAGACCGGTTGCGCGCTTCTCGACGAAGAGACAATCCTGGCGGTCGAGCCGCTCAAGGAGACGTTTTCAGATTTTCGTGTTCTGACGCTTCCGGAAGGCGAGGAGGCGGCGGCCAACGCCGTCCGCGTCAACGACATCGTGCTTCTCGCTGCCGGTTATCCGCGTACCGAGGAGCTGCTCGACCGCGGGGGCTACAATGTGCGCACCACGAAGGTGAGCCAGGCGCAGCTTCTCGATGGCGGGCTGTCCTGTCTGTCGATCAGGTTCTGAGGTTCCGGGCGCTCAGCGCCCGGCACGCTTCAATGCCAGCAAGCCGAGATAATGCTGGGCCACCGTGGAGGCGGCGATCGCCGTGATGTCGGCGTGGTCGTAGGGGGGGGAGACCTCTACGACGTCGCCACCGACGAAATTCACGGTTTTGAGGCCGGCAAGCGTCATCAGGGCCTGGGCGGAGCTCGGTCCGCCGGAGACCGGGGTGCCGGTGCCGGGCGCAAAGGCCGGGTCGAGGCAGTCGATGTCGAAGGTGAGATAGGCCGGCTGGTCGCCGACACGTTCGGCGATGCGATCCGCCGTCTCGTCGGCATGCATGCGCTGCCAGTCATAGGCGGAAATGATCTCGATGCCGCAGGTCTCCGGCGCGTGCGTGCGGATGCCGATCTGGATCGATCGTTCGGGGTCGATGATGCCTTCGCGCACGGCGCGCAGCACGAACGAGCCATGCGAGAGCTTCGAGCCGTCGTCGTCCCAGGTGTCCTGGTGGGCGTCGAACTGGATGAGGGCGAGCGGTCCGTGGCGTTTGGCATGCGCCTTCAGGAGCGGCCAGGTGGAATAATGGTCGCCGCCGAGGGTGAAGAGATGTGCGCCGGCGGAGAGAATCGTCTCGATCTCCGCTTCGATTGCGGCCGTCAGCTTCTCCGGATGATGCAGCGGCAGGTCGACATCGCCGTAATCGACGACGGCGAGATTTTCGAAAATATCGATGCCCCACGGATATTGCGGATCGCCATCGAAGATCGCCGAAGCGCGGCGGATCGCCTGCGGGCCGAAACGGGCGCCCGGGCGGTTCGTCACCGTGATGTCGAGCGGAATGCCGAGGATGGCGACATCGACGTTGGTGAGGTCGCGCGAATACTTCCGTCGCATGAAGGAGAGCGCGCCGGCATAGGTCGGATCGGCAGCGCCGCCTTTGAGCTCTTTGGCGCGGAAGGCGTGGTCGATTGCAGGCTTTTCAGACATGGCTCGCCTCTAGCAGGTGTGGGCGCCGGAAACCAGCGGCGGCGCCGCCAAGAGAGAGGAAACCGGAAACGGAAGCTTTGTTTCGGTCCAACGCGGGATGTCCGTCCGACTATTCGGCGGGACCGTGGCGATGGCGCAGCTCTGCCTCGCGCCGGTCGAGCCGGCGGCCCCAGACCCAGAAAACGAACAGGCCAACAAACCCAAAAACGACGGCCGCAATCGGCGGCCAGAGCGGGAGATCAGACACTTCCTTCCTCCGCACGCATCAGCCGGATCACGCTCTGCGCGACCATGTGTAATGTAATGCTTAGGGCGATCCAGGACCAGCGAATGGTAGGACTTGGGTCGTGCGCTATTAAAGGCTGGATCAGCCCGCCGCCGAAGATGACGAGACCGATTGCGTTCACCGTCGACGAGAACAGTTTTACATGTTCGTTGAAGCGCTTCGCCTGAAGCTTCATCTGGGTTTCTGCGCTCACCGGTTCGCCCCCTGAACCTGCTCCATCGGTGAATAACAGGCAAGGGGAAGTCTTCACAACAAAAAGGGCGGGTCCGAAGACCCGCCCTTTGAGAACCCAAAAGAGAAACGCCGATTAGCGCTTGGAGAACTGGAACGAACGACGCGCCTTGGCGCGGCCGTACTTCTTGCGCTCGACCACGCGGGAATCGCGGGTGAGGAAGCCGACCTTCTTCAGGATGGCGCGCAGCTCCGGCTCATAATGCGTGAGCGCCTTGGAGATGCCGTGACGCAGCGCGCCCGCCTGGCCCGACAGGCCGCCGCCGGAGACGGTCGCCATGA contains these protein-coding regions:
- a CDS encoding dimethylarginine dimethylaminohydrolase family protein, encoding MSHDPFPAYRFSRALLREPAASVVCGLRAVDRGDPSLELFHLEHAAYRAILENAGLETHLLPALSDWPDSVFVEDPAMVLPEGAILFRMAAPSRAGEPDTVREALQKFVPVTLLENGHVDGGDILVTGPKIFAGLSKRTDKDGLDAMGAIVAGWGYELVGVDMPEGLLHLKTGCALLDEETILAVEPLKETFSDFRVLTLPEGEEAAANAVRVNDIVLLAAGYPRTEELLDRGGYNVRTTKVSQAQLLDGGLSCLSIRF
- the speB gene encoding agmatinase — protein: MSEKPAIDHAFRAKELKGGAADPTYAGALSFMRRKYSRDLTNVDVAILGIPLDITVTNRPGARFGPQAIRRASAIFDGDPQYPWGIDIFENLAVVDYGDVDLPLHHPEKLTAAIEAEIETILSAGAHLFTLGGDHYSTWPLLKAHAKRHGPLALIQFDAHQDTWDDDGSKLSHGSFVLRAVREGIIDPERSIQIGIRTHAPETCGIEIISAYDWQRMHADETADRIAERVGDQPAYLTFDIDCLDPAFAPGTGTPVSGGPSSAQALMTLAGLKTVNFVGGDVVEVSPPYDHADITAIAASTVAQHYLGLLALKRAGR